A genome region from Clostridium sp. JN-9 includes the following:
- a CDS encoding NUDIX hydrolase, with protein MKEEIKEIIKPYKESYIREMRKNIGHDPLMTTACGVIIENSKGEILLQQRKDNGKWGLPGGAMEIGEKYIDAAKREVFEEVGIEVENLYLFGIYSGEDRIIVYPNNDICCVTSIIFKTTEYKGKILQETDETLRHIFFNRDTLPDEINEFDKRYIKDWKRNIAEIIIG; from the coding sequence ATGAAAGAAGAAATAAAGGAAATAATTAAACCATATAAAGAAAGCTATATACGGGAGATGAGAAAGAATATAGGACATGATCCTCTGATGACTACTGCTTGTGGGGTTATAATTGAAAATTCAAAGGGTGAAATTTTATTGCAACAAAGGAAAGATAATGGGAAGTGGGGCCTTCCTGGGGGTGCTATGGAGATAGGAGAGAAATACATTGATGCTGCTAAAAGGGAAGTATTTGAAGAAGTAGGTATTGAAGTAGAAAATTTATACCTTTTTGGGATATATTCTGGCGAAGATAGAATAATTGTTTATCCCAATAATGATATTTGCTGTGTTACAAGCATCATATTTAAAACAACTGAATATAAGGGTAAGATTCTACAAGAAACAGATGAAACCTTAAGGCATATTTTCTTTAATCGGGATACTTTACCTGATGAAATTAATGAATTTGATAAGAGGTATATTAAAGATTGGAAAAGAAACATTGCAGAAATAATTATAGGCTAA
- a CDS encoding IS66 family transposase: MSEGQIIEIYNQGVSQVIGVIKELSNQIKELQSQVETLSKENKALNERVKSLESQVNKNSSNSSKPPSSDGFKKKTKSLRTKSGKKPGGQRGHEGTTLCLHDTPDEIEIHNVEFCTECGASLKDVPPERYIVRQIIDIPDVKVKIVEHRAEVKICPHCKSKNTAAFPEEIKNTVQYGERLKAIAVYLTQYQLIPYKRAVELIEDLFNHHLSQGSMVTFNQDCHDNLQAITNRIRNSLTSSTGAVHFDETGIYIDKKRQWLHVASNKNLTYYECHEKRGKKAIDDITILPNFTGTAVHDGFKTYFKYTNCNHALCNAHILRELNGITELQGQNWAKPMKNLLLDIKKEVDLANNKQNALPLDKIQDFESKYDKILKAGIDEDYAKNIELYSKKKVKKSASLNLLNRLNGYKEQILAFMYDFDIPFDNNLAERDLRMAKVKQKISGTFRSSAGANAFTRIRGYVSTVRKQGKNALDCIKSTFTVNQFDPTLT; this comes from the coding sequence GTGAGTGAAGGCCAAATCATCGAGATTTACAATCAAGGTGTATCTCAGGTTATAGGTGTTATTAAAGAATTATCAAATCAAATTAAAGAACTACAATCTCAAGTAGAAACACTTTCTAAAGAGAATAAGGCTCTAAACGAGCGTGTAAAATCATTAGAAAGCCAAGTCAACAAAAACAGTAGTAATAGCAGTAAACCTCCATCGTCAGATGGCTTTAAAAAGAAGACTAAAAGTTTAAGAACAAAATCAGGTAAAAAACCTGGCGGTCAAAGGGGTCATGAGGGAACAACATTGTGTTTACATGATACTCCTGATGAAATTGAAATTCACAATGTTGAATTCTGTACTGAATGCGGAGCATCCCTAAAGGATGTACCTCCTGAAAGATATATTGTTCGTCAAATTATAGATATACCAGATGTAAAAGTTAAAATTGTAGAGCATAGAGCAGAAGTTAAAATATGTCCTCATTGTAAAAGTAAAAATACAGCTGCTTTCCCAGAAGAAATAAAGAATACAGTTCAATATGGAGAACGCCTAAAAGCGATAGCTGTTTACTTAACTCAATATCAGTTGATTCCGTATAAACGTGCTGTTGAACTCATTGAGGATTTATTTAACCATCATTTAAGTCAAGGTAGTATGGTAACCTTCAATCAAGACTGTCATGATAATTTACAAGCTATAACAAATAGGATTAGAAATAGCCTTACCTCATCTACAGGAGCAGTTCATTTTGATGAAACTGGTATTTATATAGATAAAAAACGCCAGTGGCTTCATGTTGCTTCTAATAAAAATCTTACATATTATGAATGCCATGAAAAGCGTGGTAAAAAGGCTATTGATGATATTACAATACTTCCAAACTTTACTGGGACGGCAGTCCATGATGGTTTTAAAACTTATTTTAAGTATACTAACTGCAATCATGCTCTATGTAATGCTCATATATTAAGAGAACTTAATGGTATAACTGAATTACAAGGTCAAAACTGGGCAAAGCCAATGAAAAATCTATTGTTAGATATAAAAAAAGAAGTAGATTTAGCTAATAACAAACAAAATGCTTTACCTTTAGATAAAATTCAGGATTTTGAATCTAAGTATGATAAAATACTTAAAGCTGGCATTGACGAAGACTATGCTAAAAACATTGAATTATATTCTAAAAAGAAGGTAAAGAAAAGTGCCAGTCTTAATTTACTCAATAGATTAAATGGCTATAAGGAACAAATACTTGCTTTCATGTATGACTTTGATATACCTTTTGATAATAACTTAGCAGAACGTGATTTACGTATGGCTAAAGTTAAGCAAAAGATTTCAGGCACCTTTAGAAGTTCTGCTGGAGCTAACGCTTTTACTAGAATCCGTGGATATGTATCTACTGTAAGAAAACAAGGCAAAAATGCCTTGGATTGCATAAAATCAACATTTACAGTGAATCAATTTGATCCAACTTTGACGTAA
- a CDS encoding O-acetyl-ADP-ribose deacetylase — translation MTMAFNKIYVINGDITKESTDAIVNAANSGLMGGGGVDGAIHSAGGSQILEQCMAIVRKIGRLSTGEAVITTGGKLKAKYVIHTVGPVWHGGNNNEGTLLSNAYRNSLKLAFDNNIKTIAFPNISTGIYGYPKGLAAKTAFSTVAECLKIYKEIEQVRFVCFDDYNYNLYLQLKNNADMIK, via the coding sequence TTGACAATGGCTTTTAATAAAATTTATGTGATAAATGGTGATATTACTAAGGAAAGTACGGATGCTATTGTAAATGCTGCAAACAGCGGCCTCATGGGAGGAGGCGGAGTAGATGGAGCAATTCATTCAGCTGGCGGCAGTCAGATACTTGAACAATGTATGGCTATTGTAAGAAAAATAGGAAGGCTCAGCACTGGAGAAGCGGTTATTACAACAGGAGGAAAGCTTAAGGCAAAGTATGTTATTCATACAGTAGGCCCTGTGTGGCATGGAGGAAATAACAATGAGGGAACTCTGCTGTCAAATGCTTATAGAAACAGCTTGAAACTGGCTTTTGACAATAATATAAAAACTATTGCATTTCCTAATATAAGCACGGGAATTTATGGATATCCAAAGGGACTGGCGGCAAAAACAGCTTTCAGTACAGTGGCTGAATGCCTGAAAATTTATAAAGAAATAGAACAGGTTAGATTTGTATGTTTTGATGATTATAATTATAATTTATATTTACAGCTGAAAAATAATGCAGATATGATAAAGTAA
- a CDS encoding aminoglycoside adenylyltransferase domain-containing protein, producing the protein MDNATYIILNLCRVLAYVQDGLVLSKKEGGEWGLKNIHRKYQGLIKEALVCYTSDQNMIPNASLAVEYCKYMKNNIGL; encoded by the coding sequence ATAGATAATGCTACTTATATTATTTTGAACTTATGTAGAGTTTTGGCATATGTGCAAGATGGACTGGTACTTTCTAAAAAGGAAGGTGGAGAATGGGGTCTAAAAAATATTCATAGGAAATATCAGGGGTTAATAAAAGAAGCACTTGTGTGCTATACCTCGGACCAAAATATGATACCGAATGCTTCACTTGCAGTGGAATACTGTAAATATATGAAAAACAACATAGGATTATAA
- a CDS encoding transposase: MNKSYLKQMLTYINKVYDIGEKINTLEDKKIKSLVKISTITFVVLFGFMLQIRSFNRLEHWLKKGKFKKVLPKNTKMIHIDAVRRCLSDFDLNGLKNIHDSIIRTTIKNKIFRNGTIDGLKVVAVDGVELFESAKKFCDKCLSRKNKDGTTRHFHRSVVCTTVGSDPHVILGQEMLEPKKDSSNKDEGEITGGIRLIKKLYRKYHHFADIIVADALYCKSTWIKEVLSIGMNAVVRVKDERLLIVKDALALFKRREADKKWIVKQGSKDYTKIKAWDEDNFEISDPTIKVRFIRFIEEIHTGDKVEIKEGWIITTDKFASVETLWKIMHKRWDIENNAFHQLKTEWHLDHCFLHSPTGVETVLMFIIIAFNLMQLYFFRCIRGFRKKRMLQIDIIEDIKDERFTIDDNWNNPIFKKT, from the coding sequence ATGAATAAAAGTTATTTAAAACAAATGCTCACCTATATTAATAAAGTATACGATATAGGTGAAAAAATCAATACCTTAGAGGATAAAAAGATAAAATCTCTAGTAAAAATTTCAACAATCACCTTTGTAGTTTTGTTTGGATTTATGCTTCAAATAAGAAGTTTCAACAGGTTAGAGCATTGGCTTAAAAAAGGTAAATTTAAAAAAGTATTACCTAAAAACACTAAAATGATTCACATTGATGCCGTTAGGCGCTGCTTAAGTGATTTTGATTTGAATGGTTTGAAAAATATTCATGATAGTATAATTAGAACTACGATAAAAAATAAGATATTTAGAAATGGTACCATAGATGGCTTAAAGGTAGTTGCTGTAGATGGTGTAGAATTATTTGAAAGTGCTAAAAAATTTTGTGACAAATGTCTTTCACGAAAGAATAAGGATGGCACTACTCGTCATTTCCACAGATCTGTAGTTTGTACTACCGTAGGTTCGGATCCCCATGTTATTTTAGGACAAGAAATGCTTGAACCTAAGAAAGATAGTTCGAATAAAGATGAAGGTGAAATCACCGGAGGTATAAGATTAATAAAAAAATTATATCGTAAATATCACCATTTTGCCGATATTATAGTAGCTGATGCTTTATATTGTAAATCTACTTGGATAAAAGAAGTCCTTTCAATAGGAATGAATGCAGTAGTAAGAGTTAAAGATGAGCGTCTTCTCATTGTAAAGGATGCATTAGCTCTATTTAAGCGCCGTGAGGCTGATAAGAAATGGATTGTAAAGCAGGGAAGTAAAGACTATACCAAAATTAAAGCTTGGGATGAAGATAATTTTGAAATATCAGATCCGACTATCAAAGTTAGATTTATAAGGTTTATAGAAGAAATTCATACTGGAGATAAGGTAGAAATTAAAGAAGGCTGGATTATAACAACAGACAAATTTGCCTCAGTAGAAACCTTGTGGAAGATAATGCACAAGAGGTGGGATATAGAAAATAATGCCTTTCATCAGCTTAAAACAGAATGGCATTTAGATCATTGCTTTCTTCATAGCCCTACGGGCGTAGAGACAGTACTGATGTTTATAATTATAGCGTTTAATCTGATGCAGTTATATTTTTTTAGATGTATCAGAGGTTTTAGAAAGAAACGGATGCTTCAAATAGATATTATTGAAGATATAAAAGATGAAAGATTTACTATAGATGACAACTGGAATAATCCAATATTTAAAAAGACTTAA
- a CDS encoding NUDIX hydrolase: MSNYIMDLRSIVGHRTLLQVGVSVIVEDNKGRILLQKRGDNHCWGYAGGSVELDKKVEDAAKRELFEETGLTANSLELFGVFSGEDTHYIYPNGDEVSNVDIVFICKDYYGELIRQEDEVEQLKFFDIEELPKQISPPIKIALNKLIEKRISQC, from the coding sequence ATGTCAAATTATATAATGGATTTGAGGTCTATTGTAGGGCATCGAACTTTATTACAGGTAGGTGTAAGTGTAATTGTAGAAGATAATAAAGGAAGAATTCTATTGCAAAAAAGAGGCGATAACCATTGCTGGGGGTATGCAGGAGGTTCAGTTGAATTAGACAAAAAGGTTGAGGATGCTGCCAAAAGGGAATTATTTGAGGAAACTGGGTTGACTGCAAATAGTTTGGAACTGTTTGGTGTATTTTCTGGAGAAGATACCCATTATATATATCCAAATGGTGACGAGGTATCTAATGTTGATATTGTCTTTATATGTAAAGATTATTATGGCGAATTAATACGACAAGAGGATGAAGTTGAGCAATTAAAGTTTTTTGATATTGAAGAATTACCAAAACAAATATCTCCACCTATAAAGATAGCACTAAACAAGTTGATTGAGAAAAGGATAAGTCAATGCTAA
- a CDS encoding class I SAM-dependent methyltransferase produces MNTYNDTIAFWDNIFTKQKAKKHIESLKIHKDLEDAICWLSNESKTILDYGCGSGTMLFKCANYENACMCVGIDISQKAVELGRETALLNNLEGKVEFSCGGIMSLEKIEENSFDSAILSNIIDNVIPSDTISIIRNISRIVIPNGKILIKLNPYLKQEQLDEYGLKLITNNLYLENEGTYLRNLSTSQWEEIIKQFFIIKEYKEIFFEEFRQYNRIFLLVNNK; encoded by the coding sequence ATGAACACATATAATGATACTATTGCCTTTTGGGATAATATATTTACTAAACAAAAAGCAAAGAAGCATATAGAATCTTTAAAAATACATAAAGATTTAGAAGATGCAATTTGTTGGCTTTCAAATGAATCAAAAACCATTTTGGATTATGGCTGTGGCAGTGGAACTATGCTTTTTAAATGTGCAAACTATGAAAATGCATGTATGTGTGTAGGAATTGACATTTCACAAAAAGCTGTAGAGTTAGGAAGAGAAACAGCACTATTAAATAATTTAGAAGGAAAGGTAGAATTTTCTTGTGGGGGAATAATGTCTTTAGAGAAAATTGAGGAAAATTCATTTGATAGTGCAATATTATCTAATATCATTGATAATGTTATACCTAGCGATACTATTAGTATTATCAGAAATATTAGTAGAATTGTAATTCCTAATGGGAAAATATTAATAAAGCTAAATCCTTATTTGAAACAAGAGCAATTAGATGAATATGGATTAAAGCTGATAACTAATAACCTTTATCTTGAAAATGAAGGGACTTATTTAAGAAATTTATCTACATCTCAGTGGGAAGAAATTATTAAACAGTTCTTTATTATTAAAGAATATAAAGAAATTTTTTTCGAAGAATTTAGGCAGTATAATAGGATCTTTCTTTTAGTCAACAATAAATAG
- a CDS encoding DUF6442 family protein, with the protein MNKEEILEKSRQIHQDEGMEHAENQGRKIGFIAFSILYLFLVIFNFFYGEIATFDAISSLFWAFIAGESYGKYSFAKTKLYLISAIAGSIASILSVANYIIITLR; encoded by the coding sequence ATGAATAAAGAAGAAATTTTAGAAAAAAGTAGACAAATACATCAGGATGAGGGAATGGAGCATGCTGAAAATCAAGGGAGAAAAATTGGGTTTATCGCTTTTTCTATTTTATATCTATTTCTTGTCATATTTAATTTTTTTTATGGGGAAATTGCTACATTCGATGCTATTTCTTCTCTGTTTTGGGCGTTCATTGCTGGAGAATCATATGGAAAGTATAGTTTTGCAAAAACAAAGCTGTATCTTATATCTGCTATAGCTGGAAGTATTGCATCTATTCTCTCAGTTGCAAACTATATAATAATCACACTTAGGTAA
- a CDS encoding ISLre2 family transposase codes for MNDIILDELKLNFNDIEKEIFGIVCEAGLAAIKSMLEKLDEVLSESRDKKRYRYKFKTEKTIQTTMGDLTFSRRYYIDRYAQKGVFLLDKVLDLNLVGRTSENLIERMIDSAVDSSYRKSAAKIEKSTLSKISHQTIKNKVDYLGDLIRKIENERVAKYIKGKLKGKKEVDILFEEKDGAYLRIQGKKHKQEIKVAKVYEGWVKDSGSYRTTGTIYFSGYEEGEIFDNIVNSGIAEIYNEDKIQYTILNGDGASWISAETENNIQKIYQLDLFHIFQKASRKIKSDESRKIIKKLLRKKRYDKVLEKLKEFIASEEDEKRKKELEEVYSYYNNNFDALTRYEDRKEIVLPAPPDGVEYKGLGTMESSIRNVIASRMKDNGTAWSIQGANNMSKILCLKHSGDLRAKLKDILRNSKVVDFININKVIKEQLNESKITINNEVKALLKEQKKAEV; via the coding sequence ATGAATGATATAATTTTAGACGAATTGAAGTTGAATTTCAATGATATAGAGAAAGAAATTTTTGGGATAGTCTGCGAAGCAGGTTTAGCAGCTATTAAAAGTATGTTGGAAAAATTAGACGAAGTGTTATCTGAAAGTAGAGATAAGAAAAGATATAGGTATAAATTTAAAACAGAAAAAACAATTCAAACAACAATGGGAGATTTAACTTTTAGTAGAAGATATTATATTGATAGGTATGCTCAAAAGGGAGTTTTTCTTTTGGACAAAGTCTTAGATTTAAATTTAGTAGGAAGGACTAGTGAAAATCTTATTGAAAGAATGATTGATAGTGCAGTTGATAGTTCTTATAGAAAAAGTGCAGCTAAGATTGAGAAATCAACTTTAAGTAAAATAAGCCATCAAACTATTAAGAATAAAGTAGATTATTTAGGTGATTTAATACGTAAGATTGAGAATGAAAGAGTTGCAAAGTATATAAAAGGAAAACTTAAAGGTAAAAAAGAAGTAGATATACTCTTTGAAGAAAAAGACGGAGCCTACTTGAGAATACAGGGAAAGAAGCACAAACAGGAGATTAAAGTAGCTAAGGTTTATGAAGGTTGGGTTAAAGATAGCGGTAGCTATCGAACAACAGGAACTATATACTTTTCAGGATATGAAGAAGGAGAGATCTTCGATAACATAGTTAATAGCGGTATCGCTGAAATCTATAACGAAGATAAAATTCAATACACTATTCTTAACGGTGACGGAGCCTCTTGGATTAGTGCAGAAACGGAAAATAATATACAAAAGATATATCAGCTAGATTTATTTCATATATTTCAGAAGGCAAGTCGCAAGATAAAAAGTGATGAATCTAGAAAAATAATAAAAAAGCTTCTAAGGAAAAAAAGATATGATAAAGTTTTAGAAAAACTTAAAGAATTTATAGCTTCAGAAGAGGATGAAAAGAGGAAAAAAGAATTAGAAGAAGTATATAGTTACTACAATAATAATTTTGATGCACTCACAAGATATGAGGATAGAAAAGAAATTGTTTTGCCAGCGCCCCCTGACGGAGTCGAATATAAAGGATTAGGCACCATGGAAAGCAGCATAAGAAATGTTATAGCTTCAAGGATGAAAGATAATGGAACAGCATGGTCTATACAAGGAGCTAATAATATGAGTAAGATACTTTGTCTAAAGCATTCTGGCGATTTAAGAGCAAAACTTAAAGATATATTGAGAAATAGCAAAGTCGTAGACTTCATAAATATAAATAAAGTTATCAAAGAGCAGTTAAACGAGTCAAAAATAACTATAAATAATGAGGTTAAAGCTCTTCTAAAAGAACAGAAAAAAGCAGAAGTTTAG
- a CDS encoding histidine phosphatase family protein yields the protein MKTVVYFVRHAEPDYSIHDDAIRPLTDRGKKDALKVAAYFKDKGIEAALSSPYKRAIDTIKPFIDTNNMNVELVEDFRERKVDSCWIDDFHEFSQKQWEDFNYKLSDGECLHEVQERNVKALEKVLRKFYGKNIVIGTHGTALSTIINYYESSYGYKDFDEIRSLMPWIVKLTFDEMICVKIEKINILQI from the coding sequence ATGAAAACTGTAGTTTATTTTGTTAGACATGCTGAACCAGATTATTCTATTCACGATGATGCTATTAGACCTTTAACAGATAGGGGTAAAAAGGATGCATTAAAAGTTGCAGCTTATTTTAAGGATAAAGGCATAGAAGCTGCATTGTCAAGTCCATACAAAAGAGCAATAGATACAATAAAACCATTTATTGACACAAATAATATGAATGTTGAATTAGTTGAGGATTTTAGAGAAAGAAAAGTTGATAGCTGCTGGATAGACGATTTTCATGAATTTTCTCAAAAGCAGTGGGAGGACTTTAATTACAAACTATCAGATGGAGAATGCTTACATGAGGTGCAAGAACGAAATGTAAAAGCATTGGAAAAGGTTTTAAGGAAGTTTTATGGGAAAAATATAGTTATAGGAACACATGGAACTGCACTGAGTACAATTATAAATTATTATGAATCCTCCTATGGATATAAAGATTTTGATGAAATAAGGTCACTTATGCCATGGATAGTAAAGCTTACCTTTGATGAAATGATATGTGTTAAAATTGAGAAGATAAATATATTACAAATATAA
- a CDS encoding GNAT family N-acetyltransferase translates to MDERFYLHVPSFEELGYRQKILAQPDTMAYNRGYELGFENYDNETGCIDFRKEYWKEWFSRWVNNTPDKYYAYIIKSGENIPIGEVALHYDDSENGYCVNIIIEAKYRGNGYSGEALRLLIDVGFHKLNAKRIFDTFSNERVSAEKTFKKVGFKRISDDMLELTRD, encoded by the coding sequence ATGGATGAGAGATTTTATTTACATGTTCCTTCTTTTGAAGAACTTGGTTATAGACAAAAAATATTAGCACAGCCTGATACAATGGCCTATAACAGGGGATACGAATTAGGATTTGAGAATTATGATAATGAAACAGGTTGTATTGACTTTAGAAAAGAATATTGGAAAGAATGGTTTTCCCGATGGGTAAATAATACACCCGATAAATATTATGCTTATATTATTAAAAGCGGTGAGAATATTCCTATTGGTGAAGTTGCTCTGCATTATGATGATAGTGAAAATGGGTACTGTGTTAATATAATTATAGAAGCTAAATATAGGGGTAATGGATATAGCGGGGAAGCATTACGATTGCTGATTGATGTAGGATTTCACAAATTGAATGCAAAGAGAATTTTTGATACATTTTCAAATGAACGGGTATCAGCAGAGAAAACCTTTAAAAAAGTAGGATTTAAAAGAATTTCAGATGATATGCTTGAATTAACCAGAGATTAA
- a CDS encoding zeta toxin family protein → MPTYTIFAGVNGAGKTSIYQSIYYNDNKCEKRINTDEMVARIGSWQDNNLQIKCAREAVMLIKSYIKEGISFNQETTLSGKSIIKNIKLAKNNGFYVVMNYVGVDSPEIAKYRVRLRVGKGGHGIQEDVIDRRFYDSLKNLNESLSMCDEVNIYDNTVKFREVIYINKGNLFWKDRNLPMWTNNILIK, encoded by the coding sequence ATGCCTACTTATACTATATTTGCAGGTGTTAATGGAGCTGGTAAAACATCAATATATCAATCAATTTATTATAATGATAACAAGTGTGAAAAAAGAATAAATACTGATGAGATGGTAGCTAGAATAGGATCATGGCAAGATAATAACTTACAGATAAAATGTGCTAGAGAAGCCGTAATGCTAATTAAAAGCTATATTAAGGAAGGCATATCATTTAATCAAGAAACTACATTGTCAGGTAAAAGTATTATTAAAAATATCAAACTTGCGAAAAACAATGGATTTTATGTTGTAATGAACTATGTTGGTGTGGATAGTCCTGAAATTGCAAAATACAGGGTTAGACTAAGAGTAGGAAAAGGTGGTCATGGTATACAGGAAGATGTTATTGATAGAAGATTTTACGATTCACTAAAAAACTTAAATGAATCTTTATCAATGTGTGATGAGGTAAATATATATGATAATACTGTAAAGTTTAGAGAGGTAATTTATATTAATAAAGGCAATTTGTTTTGGAAAGATAGGAATTTACCTATGTGGACAAATAATATATTAATAAAATAA
- a CDS encoding NUDIX hydrolase produces MDKNEQWLQWAIELQSLAQAGLTYGKDVYDKERYERIREISAEIVSHMSDIPLRTVKDIFCNESGYQTPKLDTRASIFENGKILLVRENNGKWSLPGGWCDVNVSVGENTVKEVREESGLDVVADRIIAVQDRAKHNLPVYAYGICKVFVQCSVIGGQFEQNIETTEYGYFEEDNLPELATEKNNEEQIKMCFDAYHTDEWKTLFD; encoded by the coding sequence ATGGATAAAAATGAGCAATGGTTACAGTGGGCGATAGAATTACAAAGTCTTGCACAAGCAGGTCTTACATATGGGAAGGATGTTTATGATAAGGAACGGTATGAGCGTATTAGAGAAATATCAGCAGAAATTGTATCTCATATGTCGGATATTCCTTTAAGAACGGTAAAAGACATTTTCTGTAATGAAAGTGGATACCAGACACCGAAACTTGATACTCGTGCATCTATTTTTGAAAATGGAAAGATTCTTCTTGTTCGAGAGAATAATGGAAAATGGTCACTTCCAGGTGGTTGGTGTGATGTAAATGTGTCAGTTGGCGAAAATACAGTAAAAGAGGTAAGAGAAGAATCGGGTTTGGATGTGGTTGCAGACAGAATTATTGCAGTTCAGGATAGAGCAAAGCACAATCTTCCTGTCTATGCATATGGTATTTGCAAAGTATTTGTGCAATGTTCTGTAATTGGCGGACAGTTTGAACAGAATATTGAAACAACAGAATATGGTTATTTCGAAGAGGATAATCTACCAGAGCTTGCAACAGAGAAGAATAATGAGGAACAAATTAAAATGTGTTTTGATGCATACCATACAGATGAATGGAAAACGCTATTTGATTAA
- a CDS encoding nucleotidyltransferase domain-containing protein — translation MGDTMEIQELLDKMVGYSCHIFENNLVGIYLHGSMAMRCFNPTKSDIDILVVVENEITNLQKKMFMDVIVALNDNAPSKGIEMSVVRSKHCKNFVYPTPFDLHFSNMHLTWYKSNPIEYVKKMNGIDRDLAAHFVIIKNRGIVLYGKEISNVFGDIPSETYLDSIKNDIINSEDEVIDSNYSAIKII, via the coding sequence ATGGGTGATACAATGGAAATTCAAGAATTATTAGATAAAATGGTTGGGTATAGTTGTCATATTTTTGAGAATAATCTTGTAGGGATATATCTACATGGGTCAATGGCTATGAGATGTTTTAATCCTACAAAAAGTGATATAGATATCTTAGTTGTAGTAGAAAATGAAATTACGAACCTACAAAAGAAAATGTTTATGGATGTTATTGTGGCTTTGAATGATAATGCACCATCCAAAGGAATAGAAATGAGTGTAGTCAGAAGTAAGCATTGTAAAAACTTTGTTTATCCAACACCGTTTGATTTACATTTTTCAAATATGCACTTAACTTGGTATAAGAGCAATCCTATTGAATATGTTAAAAAAATGAATGGAATTGACCGTGATTTAGCAGCTCATTTTGTTATTATTAAGAATCGGGGCATTGTATTATATGGAAAAGAAATTAGTAATGTTTTTGGAGATATACCATCAGAAACATATTTGGATAGCATTAAGAATGATATTATAAACTCAGAAGATGAAGTAATAGATAGTAACTATTCAGCTATTAAAATAATTTAA